A window of Festucalex cinctus isolate MCC-2025b chromosome 6, RoL_Fcin_1.0, whole genome shotgun sequence contains these coding sequences:
- the LOC144021300 gene encoding uncharacterized protein LOC144021300 isoform X2, giving the protein MKMRPCAHFGASLVSFTTSQSPPSLTTESNRQNFTMAENGINSDTAENSNATIMNSTMSYNNASATIMPWTNHNGNKTEGTSYETTPAPMTVSYSYSTKMTKKQDKSTTTAKPYTNKGYDTTGIIILILIIVVAIGFGIACYISRRRAKRYAVDFSSRADETNLPLSPVEPMLANDSVPQNGLQTFESGEKRSKEDEKEEEAPTNEEDEPKAESAAEAESPSPPADDSQNKDKDGEPVKPDEPDQQISDGTAEESPKNENNSNNSDVTREKDFKSSNTFWEIPLDSQV; this is encoded by the exons ATGAAGATGCGTCCTTGTGCACACTTTg GCGCGTCTTTGGTCTCGTTCACGACATCGCAAAGCCCTCCCAGCTTGACGACAGAATCAAATCGCCAAAACTTCACCATGGCAGAAAATGGTATCAACTCTGATACTGCCGAAAACAGCAACGCCACCATCATGAATAGCACCATGAGCTACAATAACGCCAGTGCCACCATCATGCCTTGGACAAATCACAACG GTAACAAAACTGAAGGCACATCGTACGAGACCACGCCTGCACCCATGACCGTTTCCTACAGCTACTCCACCAAAATGACGAAAAAGCAGGACAAAA GTACCACCACAGCAAAGCCGTACACTAACAAAGGCTATGACACTACTG GCATCATCATTCTCATTTTGATCATCGTGGTAGCCATCGGTTTCGGCATTGCTTGCTACATCTCCAGGAGGCGAGCAAAG CGCTATGCTGTCGACTTCTCCTCAAGAGCAGATGAAACCAACCTCCCTCTGAGTCCCGTGGAGCCCATGTTAGCCAATGACAGCGTGCCACAAAATG GTTTGCAGACGTTtgaaagtggagaaaagagGTCAAAAGAAgacgaaaaagaagaagaagcaccaACAAACGAGGAAGACGAGCCAAAAG CTGAATCTGCAGCCGAAGCTGAGTCTCCATCGCCACCTGCTGACGACTCGCAGAACAAAGACAAAGATGGCGAGCCGGTGAAGCCCGACGAACCAGACCAACAAATTTCCGACGGTACCGCGGAGGAGAGTCCGAAGAATGAGAACAACAGCAACAATTCCGACGTGACGCGGGAGAAAG
- the LOC144021300 gene encoding uncharacterized protein LOC144021300 isoform X1, with the protein MIALAPSLVVLGASLVSFTTSQSPPSLTTESNRQNFTMAENGINSDTAENSNATIMNSTMSYNNASATIMPWTNHNGNKTEGTSYETTPAPMTVSYSYSTKMTKKQDKSTTTAKPYTNKGYDTTGIIILILIIVVAIGFGIACYISRRRAKRYAVDFSSRADETNLPLSPVEPMLANDSVPQNGLQTFESGEKRSKEDEKEEEAPTNEEDEPKAESAAEAESPSPPADDSQNKDKDGEPVKPDEPDQQISDGTAEESPKNENNSNNSDVTREKDFKSSNTFWEIPLDSQV; encoded by the exons ATGATCGCGCTCGCACCGTCCTTGGTCGTGCTGG GCGCGTCTTTGGTCTCGTTCACGACATCGCAAAGCCCTCCCAGCTTGACGACAGAATCAAATCGCCAAAACTTCACCATGGCAGAAAATGGTATCAACTCTGATACTGCCGAAAACAGCAACGCCACCATCATGAATAGCACCATGAGCTACAATAACGCCAGTGCCACCATCATGCCTTGGACAAATCACAACG GTAACAAAACTGAAGGCACATCGTACGAGACCACGCCTGCACCCATGACCGTTTCCTACAGCTACTCCACCAAAATGACGAAAAAGCAGGACAAAA GTACCACCACAGCAAAGCCGTACACTAACAAAGGCTATGACACTACTG GCATCATCATTCTCATTTTGATCATCGTGGTAGCCATCGGTTTCGGCATTGCTTGCTACATCTCCAGGAGGCGAGCAAAG CGCTATGCTGTCGACTTCTCCTCAAGAGCAGATGAAACCAACCTCCCTCTGAGTCCCGTGGAGCCCATGTTAGCCAATGACAGCGTGCCACAAAATG GTTTGCAGACGTTtgaaagtggagaaaagagGTCAAAAGAAgacgaaaaagaagaagaagcaccaACAAACGAGGAAGACGAGCCAAAAG CTGAATCTGCAGCCGAAGCTGAGTCTCCATCGCCACCTGCTGACGACTCGCAGAACAAAGACAAAGATGGCGAGCCGGTGAAGCCCGACGAACCAGACCAACAAATTTCCGACGGTACCGCGGAGGAGAGTCCGAAGAATGAGAACAACAGCAACAATTCCGACGTGACGCGGGAGAAAG